In Brevibacillus brevis, a genomic segment contains:
- a CDS encoding M20/M25/M40 family metallo-hydrolase has translation MEKEQLLSRVKEMVPGAVETLKQYVSLPTVSAQHKAILETVDFVVNMIREAGGEVRVLDDLGGNPVVYAFFAAGEEGDATKTLLFYNHYDVQPPEPFDEWLSDPFQPVIADGKLFARGVADNKGDLVARLTAIQLLKSELGGLPCNIKFLIEGEEEIGSPNLEPYLREYKDLFAADACIWEFGGKDEAERISMVAGIKGMAYLELTCVGANIDMHSSVGAYVDNAAWRLVQALATMKNKDHEILVKGFFDGIEEPTDGEKQVVAQLPFNEEAVRSLYGLTRPLITAARGTDPREAMVFHPTMTICGLESGYTGEGAKTVLPKSAKAKVDCRLVPGQDPEHILSCIQQHLLAHGFDDVQATMINGQKAYRSDYHHPFVAHVLETARVVYEKEPVLAPNSAGTGPMYAFGEHLRLPIVSTGVGWVGSKAHAPNESIRLQDFEQGIAHLVLLLSGFSAALTVQDKVQA, from the coding sequence ATGGAAAAAGAACAGCTGTTGAGCCGTGTAAAGGAAATGGTGCCGGGTGCCGTTGAGACGTTGAAGCAGTATGTCAGCCTTCCTACCGTTTCTGCGCAGCACAAGGCCATTTTGGAGACCGTCGACTTCGTGGTGAACATGATCCGCGAGGCAGGCGGCGAAGTTCGCGTCCTCGACGATCTGGGCGGGAATCCCGTCGTATACGCCTTCTTTGCGGCTGGCGAGGAAGGGGACGCCACGAAAACGTTGCTGTTCTACAACCATTACGACGTGCAGCCGCCCGAGCCGTTTGACGAATGGCTTTCCGATCCGTTTCAGCCAGTGATCGCGGACGGCAAGCTGTTCGCGAGAGGAGTCGCCGACAACAAGGGGGATCTGGTCGCGAGGCTGACCGCCATTCAGTTGCTGAAAAGCGAGCTGGGCGGCCTGCCGTGCAACATCAAGTTTCTCATTGAGGGCGAAGAGGAGATCGGCAGTCCGAATCTGGAGCCGTACCTTCGTGAGTACAAGGATCTGTTTGCGGCGGATGCGTGCATCTGGGAGTTCGGCGGAAAGGATGAAGCGGAACGGATCAGCATGGTGGCCGGGATCAAGGGGATGGCTTATCTCGAATTGACCTGCGTCGGTGCCAATATCGACATGCATTCCTCCGTCGGTGCCTACGTGGACAATGCGGCCTGGAGGCTGGTACAAGCCTTGGCTACCATGAAAAACAAGGATCATGAAATTTTGGTCAAGGGCTTTTTTGACGGTATCGAAGAGCCGACCGACGGGGAGAAGCAAGTCGTGGCACAGCTGCCGTTCAATGAAGAGGCAGTACGTTCCTTGTACGGGCTGACTCGTCCGCTCATCACGGCGGCAAGAGGGACGGATCCCCGGGAGGCCATGGTGTTTCATCCGACCATGACGATTTGCGGTCTGGAGAGCGGATACACAGGGGAAGGGGCCAAAACGGTTCTGCCAAAGAGCGCAAAGGCGAAAGTCGATTGCCGCCTGGTGCCGGGACAGGATCCTGAGCACATTCTCTCGTGCATCCAGCAGCATTTGTTGGCCCATGGCTTCGACGATGTACAGGCGACGATGATCAACGGACAAAAAGCGTATCGTTCGGATTACCATCACCCGTTTGTGGCTCATGTGCTCGAGACGGCGCGCGTCGTGTACGAGAAAGAGCCGGTGCTCGCGCCGAATTCGGCCGGGACGGGTCCTATGTACGCGTTTGGCGAGCACCTGAGGCTCCCCATCGTCAGCACCGGGGTAGGCTGGGTAGGCTCGAAGGCCCATGCGCCAAATGAATCAATCCGGCTGCAGGACTTCGAGCAAGGAATCGCCCACCTGGTCTTGCTGCTCTCCGGCTTTTCCGCAGCGCTGACTGTGCAAGACAAAGTGCAGGCATAA
- a CDS encoding amidohydrolase, with the protein MLPDLLSKLEDMYPELVKIRRDLHMYPELSHQEVDTPRKAADYLRALGLEVRTEVGGRGVVGILRGGKPGKTIALRADFDALPIRDEKEVEYKSRIPGVMHACGHDIHTAALLGVARVLSNVREELAGNVVFLHQFAEEMPPGGAKAMIADGCLDGVDEVYGAHVWSSETYGTIGVTDGYAMASGDGFEIEVSGRGGHGAQPHLTVDPLVAGCQLVVNLQQIVSRQVNPIEAAVLSVGSIHSGLAANVIPDTCRISGTVRTFNRDVRTFIEQQIRQITAATCEAAGAVGTVHYRTGYDAVWNHPQQTGYIRRLAQQLVGEENVKALQPSMAGEDFSCYLQKVPGTFFFVGGGNPQIGAVYPHHHPMFDVDERSMLLIGKVFLSAVWGGGASEASPVAVESGLQA; encoded by the coding sequence ATGCTGCCAGACTTGCTCTCGAAGCTGGAGGACATGTATCCGGAGCTGGTGAAAATTCGCCGCGATCTCCACATGTATCCCGAGCTGTCTCATCAGGAAGTAGATACTCCGCGAAAAGCTGCCGATTACCTGCGCGCGCTCGGCCTGGAAGTCCGTACGGAGGTAGGGGGACGCGGCGTGGTCGGGATTCTGCGCGGCGGAAAGCCGGGGAAGACGATCGCCTTGCGAGCTGATTTCGATGCGCTCCCGATCCGGGACGAAAAAGAAGTCGAGTACAAATCCAGAATTCCCGGCGTCATGCACGCCTGCGGACACGATATTCACACGGCTGCCCTGCTCGGTGTCGCCCGTGTGCTGAGCAACGTACGCGAGGAGCTTGCAGGCAACGTCGTCTTTCTTCATCAGTTTGCGGAGGAAATGCCTCCGGGCGGGGCCAAGGCCATGATCGCAGACGGCTGCCTGGACGGAGTGGACGAAGTGTACGGTGCGCACGTATGGTCTTCAGAGACGTATGGAACCATTGGCGTCACGGACGGCTACGCCATGGCGTCAGGCGACGGCTTCGAGATCGAAGTTTCGGGACGTGGCGGGCACGGCGCCCAGCCCCATCTCACGGTCGATCCGCTCGTCGCTGGCTGCCAGCTGGTCGTCAATCTGCAGCAGATCGTCAGCCGCCAAGTCAATCCCATCGAAGCTGCCGTCTTGTCTGTGGGATCCATCCACAGCGGGCTGGCTGCCAATGTCATTCCCGACACATGCCGGATCAGCGGGACGGTGCGGACCTTCAATCGGGACGTGCGGACGTTCATCGAACAGCAAATCCGGCAGATCACAGCGGCGACGTGCGAAGCGGCCGGAGCCGTCGGTACCGTGCACTATCGGACAGGATACGATGCGGTGTGGAATCATCCACAGCAGACCGGGTACATCCGACGTCTGGCGCAGCAGCTGGTGGGGGAAGAAAACGTCAAGGCGCTGCAACCGAGCATGGCGGGTGAAGATTTTTCCTGCTACCTGCAAAAGGTACCCGGCACCTTCTTCTTCGTAGGGGGAGGAAACCCGCAGATCGGTGCCGTCTATCCACATCACCATCCGATGTTTGACGTCGATGAACGGTCGATGCTGCTGATCGGCAAAGTGTTCCTTTCTGCAGTATGGGGAGGAGGGGCATCCGAAGCTTCTCCTGTGGCAGTAGAGTCTGGCTTGCAAGCGTAA
- a CDS encoding nucleotidyltransferase domain-containing protein, which translates to MNAPLIISKVLDALKQVEGVRALVLGGSRARGTENPTSDIDIGIYYDTNHGLNIAQLGQVASLLDDEHRDDPVTEIGGWGPWINGGGWLKVNQIPVDLLYRDLAKVSGVIDQCLKGDITIDYQPGHPHGFVNSIYVAEVALCKVLWDPSGIVGEMKSRITPYPLAFKKAIIQRFLWEALFSLEIGKKGIYKKDLSYIAGCCFRSVSCLNQVLFALNETYWMNEKGAVAIADSFRLVPSSYSSRIHTLLTFDTEDQAGLEKSLGLLGDLIQETEDLVSRQDL; encoded by the coding sequence ATGAATGCTCCATTGATCATATCCAAGGTGCTGGATGCTCTGAAGCAGGTGGAAGGTGTACGTGCTCTGGTTCTAGGCGGATCAAGAGCAAGAGGGACAGAAAATCCCACCTCCGACATTGATATCGGCATCTATTATGACACGAATCATGGATTAAACATTGCCCAACTCGGGCAGGTAGCTTCCTTGTTGGATGACGAACATCGGGATGACCCCGTAACCGAAATTGGCGGCTGGGGGCCATGGATCAATGGCGGTGGTTGGCTGAAGGTGAATCAGATACCGGTTGATCTTTTATATCGTGATCTTGCGAAAGTGTCCGGCGTCATCGATCAGTGCCTCAAAGGGGACATCACTATCGACTACCAGCCCGGGCATCCTCATGGTTTTGTGAATTCGATCTACGTAGCGGAGGTAGCGTTGTGCAAGGTGTTATGGGACCCTTCCGGCATTGTTGGAGAAATGAAGTCCAGAATCACCCCATACCCGCTCGCTTTCAAGAAAGCGATCATCCAAAGATTTTTATGGGAAGCACTCTTCTCCCTGGAAATCGGAAAGAAAGGCATCTACAAAAAAGACTTGTCCTACATCGCTGGATGTTGCTTTCGATCAGTCTCCTGCCTGAACCAGGTGCTGTTCGCCCTGAACGAAACCTACTGGATGAACGAAAAAGGTGCGGTTGCCATCGCAGATTCCTTTCGTTTGGTGCCAAGCAGCTACTCGTCACGAATCCATACCCTCTTGACCTTCGACACAGAAGATCAAGCTGGTTTGGAGAAGTCTCTTGGTCTGCTGGGCGATCTGATCCAGGAAACAGAGGACCTGGTGAGTCGACAAGATCTGTGA
- a CDS encoding LD-carboxypeptidase, giving the protein MIRYPIAAAGATIGVTAPSSGVRKELHHLLEQASSRMEAMGFNVLCGETAWTQKKAKSAPAPWRAAEFNQMMHDERIHLIIPPWGGELLLEILEFIEFENMPCKWILGYSDVSALLLATTLKTGIATAHGANLIDLRGEYADPTTVMWTSVLATKPGESIVQHSSQLYQKEWQHANPSPCVFHLTEQTYWSVAPHSRVSIQGRLLGGCVDVIRHLAGTPFGDVRRFQKETIRQKPVLWYFENCELSKTDLRRSLVQMKLAGWFDHCSGVLFGRSAANQPVDDYTAEDVYHELSEELQVPVIYDVDFGHVPPQITLINGAWAEVAVSDGKGSVKQTFKP; this is encoded by the coding sequence ATGATTCGATATCCGATAGCAGCGGCAGGGGCAACGATTGGGGTGACCGCGCCCTCTTCCGGTGTGAGAAAGGAACTGCATCATTTGCTGGAACAGGCAAGCAGCCGCATGGAAGCGATGGGCTTCAACGTCCTTTGCGGAGAAACCGCCTGGACGCAAAAGAAAGCCAAATCGGCTCCCGCTCCATGGCGAGCAGCCGAATTCAATCAAATGATGCACGATGAACGGATCCATCTGATCATCCCGCCTTGGGGTGGCGAGCTCCTGCTTGAAATCCTCGAGTTCATCGAATTTGAAAACATGCCGTGCAAGTGGATTCTCGGCTATTCGGACGTAAGTGCTCTACTCTTGGCCACTACCTTGAAAACGGGCATCGCGACCGCCCACGGTGCGAATCTCATCGATTTGCGAGGAGAGTACGCCGATCCCACAACGGTGATGTGGACTTCTGTCTTGGCGACGAAACCAGGTGAGTCGATCGTCCAGCATTCCTCACAGCTTTATCAAAAGGAATGGCAGCATGCGAATCCTTCCCCGTGTGTGTTTCATTTGACGGAACAAACATACTGGAGTGTCGCTCCACACTCGCGGGTCAGCATTCAAGGGCGCCTTCTCGGAGGGTGTGTCGACGTCATCCGGCATTTGGCGGGCACCCCATTCGGAGATGTCCGGCGCTTTCAAAAGGAAACGATTCGGCAAAAGCCGGTTTTGTGGTACTTCGAGAACTGTGAGTTATCCAAGACGGATTTGCGCAGGTCGCTGGTTCAAATGAAGCTGGCCGGTTGGTTCGATCACTGCAGCGGCGTTTTGTTTGGCCGAAGCGCTGCCAATCAGCCGGTTGACGATTATACGGCAGAAGATGTGTACCATGAACTTTCAGAGGAGTTGCAGGTTCCCGTCATCTACGATGTGGACTTTGGCCATGTTCCGCCGCAAATCACGTTGATCAACGGAGCCTGGGCCGAGGTAGCGGTGAGCGATGGCAAAGGGAGTGTAAAGCAAACGTTCAAGCCATAA
- the msrA gene encoding peptide-methionine (S)-S-oxide reductase MsrA: MSDTNMNVELATFAGGCFWCMVSPFDKMPGIQKVVSGYTGGNVENPTYEQVCSGTTGHYEAVQITYHPSVITYAELLEMFWRQIDPTDAGGQFADRGQSYAPAIFYHDENQKRLAEESKQRLAESGRFSKPIVTPILPAQPFYPAEEYHQEYYKKNPLRYQYYRAASGRGNFLKEAWKDRAKQEELKQRLTPLQYEVTQNNGTERPFANEFWDHKGEGIYVDIVSNEPLFSSLDKFDSGCGWPSFTKPIDQQAVTEHIDLTHNMIRTEVRSKEADSHLGHVFDDGPDETGLRYCINSAALRFIPKDRLEEEGFGEYLRLFEK, translated from the coding sequence ATGAGCGATACGAACATGAATGTTGAATTGGCTACCTTTGCAGGCGGATGCTTCTGGTGCATGGTGAGCCCGTTTGATAAAATGCCGGGCATTCAGAAGGTCGTTTCCGGCTATACAGGAGGCAACGTCGAAAATCCGACGTACGAACAAGTCTGTTCGGGAACGACCGGACACTATGAGGCCGTCCAGATTACCTACCATCCTTCTGTCATCACCTATGCGGAGCTGCTGGAGATGTTTTGGCGGCAGATTGACCCTACGGATGCGGGTGGTCAATTTGCTGACCGTGGACAATCGTATGCACCCGCCATTTTTTATCACGATGAAAACCAGAAGCGTTTGGCGGAGGAGTCCAAGCAGCGTCTCGCAGAAAGCGGACGCTTTTCAAAACCGATCGTGACTCCGATCCTGCCGGCCCAGCCGTTTTACCCGGCGGAAGAATATCATCAGGAATATTACAAAAAAAATCCGCTCCGCTATCAGTACTATCGAGCCGCTTCAGGGCGGGGGAATTTTTTAAAGGAAGCGTGGAAGGATCGGGCGAAGCAAGAAGAGCTGAAGCAACGTCTGACTCCGCTGCAATACGAGGTCACGCAAAACAACGGTACGGAACGGCCTTTTGCCAACGAATTCTGGGATCACAAGGGGGAAGGAATCTACGTCGATATCGTGTCAAACGAACCTCTGTTCAGCTCGTTGGACAAGTTTGATTCCGGCTGCGGTTGGCCTTCCTTTACGAAACCGATCGACCAGCAAGCCGTAACCGAACATATCGATTTGACCCATAACATGATTCGTACGGAGGTGCGCAGCAAGGAAGCGGATTCCCATCTCGGCCACGTATTCGACGATGGCCCGGACGAAACGGGACTCCGCTACTGCATCAACTCGGCTGCCCTCCGGTTCATTCCGAAAGACCGACTGGAAGAGGAAGGGTTTGGGGAATACCTGCGCCTGTTTGAAAAGTGA
- a CDS encoding bile acid:sodium symporter family protein, which translates to MSTVEKISKFVGGTFSVWVILFAILGFFLPEAFVGGKGYISLLLGIIMFGMGLTLSADDFREVFRRPVHVVIGVVGHYLIMPSLAFILAVALQLPPDIAVGVILVGCCPSGTASNVMTYLSKGDVALGVSIAAVSTLIAPLATPALISLLAGQWMHIDTKALFMDIVTVVIVPIVLGVIVKALFKRQAAASAKALPLVSTIAIVLIVAIVVAINKGKILETGLIIFAVVILHNVLGYLLGYGFAKLFGLNLAKRKAVTLETGMQNSGLGAALAAAHFNPIAAVPSAIFSVWHNISGSVLATWFAKKEEK; encoded by the coding sequence ATGAGTACTGTTGAAAAAATCAGTAAGTTTGTAGGAGGAACGTTTTCCGTCTGGGTCATCTTATTTGCCATTCTAGGGTTTTTCTTACCGGAAGCGTTCGTAGGGGGGAAAGGGTACATCTCTTTGCTCCTGGGCATCATCATGTTCGGGATGGGACTGACTCTGTCTGCGGATGATTTCCGTGAAGTGTTTCGACGTCCGGTCCATGTGGTGATCGGGGTGGTCGGCCACTACCTGATCATGCCATCGCTCGCCTTTATTCTGGCCGTCGCGCTTCAGCTTCCGCCGGATATTGCGGTAGGGGTCATTTTGGTAGGATGCTGCCCGAGCGGTACCGCATCCAACGTCATGACGTACTTGTCCAAAGGCGATGTGGCGCTCGGCGTATCGATCGCGGCGGTATCGACCTTGATCGCGCCGCTGGCTACACCGGCCCTTATCTCGCTGCTCGCGGGACAATGGATGCATATCGACACCAAGGCGTTGTTCATGGACATCGTGACCGTCGTGATTGTGCCGATCGTGTTGGGGGTCATCGTCAAGGCCCTGTTTAAAAGACAAGCGGCGGCCAGCGCGAAAGCATTGCCGCTCGTTTCGACCATTGCCATCGTCCTGATCGTAGCCATCGTCGTTGCCATCAACAAAGGGAAAATTCTCGAGACAGGTCTGATCATCTTTGCTGTCGTGATTTTGCACAACGTGCTTGGTTACCTCTTGGGCTACGGTTTCGCCAAACTGTTCGGTTTGAATCTGGCGAAAAGAAAGGCCGTGACCCTGGAGACCGGGATGCAAAACTCCGGCCTGGGTGCAGCCCTGGCAGCCGCGCACTTCAACCCGATCGCCGCTGTACCAAGCGCCATTTTCAGCGTTTGGCACAACATTTCCGGGTCAGTCCTGGCGACGTGGTTTGCGAAAAAAGAAGAAAAATAG
- a CDS encoding D-alanyl-D-alanine carboxypeptidase family protein, with protein MRSLHPSLKKQFLLFFSAAVLVTGCSSATAPDQPESTAPNAPTGQTEPSQPTGEASKPAETDSKPAAEESKTPVKAPEKTPSASKEPAAEKQAAKKPSTPSKESEKMPDLEVVAEPQSMTVLVNKQRQLPDNYQPTDLVYPNVPYLLPAKSEKRQMRKEAAEALEKLFAAAKADGVSLAGVSAYRSHAYQKALFNRYVQKDGLEKARTYSAVPGTSEHETGLAIDVSGSDGKCAATSCFAGTKEANWLAQHAQEYGFIIRYPEGKDEITGYMYEPWHLRYVGTEVARAISEKGITLEEYFGVAPVSSEKKE; from the coding sequence ATGAGAAGCCTACATCCCTCCTTGAAAAAGCAATTCCTCCTGTTCTTCTCTGCAGCAGTACTGGTGACCGGCTGCAGCAGTGCAACAGCGCCTGACCAGCCGGAGTCGACTGCTCCGAACGCGCCGACCGGACAGACCGAGCCGAGCCAGCCAACGGGCGAAGCCTCGAAGCCCGCCGAGACGGATTCAAAGCCAGCGGCAGAGGAGAGCAAGACGCCTGTGAAGGCCCCGGAGAAGACGCCATCGGCGAGCAAAGAACCAGCTGCGGAAAAACAGGCTGCCAAGAAGCCGTCCACGCCATCGAAAGAGTCGGAGAAGATGCCGGATCTGGAAGTGGTCGCGGAGCCCCAGAGCATGACCGTGCTTGTAAACAAGCAACGCCAACTTCCGGACAATTATCAGCCGACTGATTTGGTCTATCCGAATGTCCCTTATTTGCTGCCGGCGAAAAGCGAAAAACGGCAAATGCGCAAAGAAGCGGCGGAAGCGCTCGAAAAGCTGTTCGCAGCCGCAAAAGCAGACGGCGTGTCACTGGCCGGCGTCTCTGCGTACAGGTCGCACGCCTATCAAAAGGCGTTGTTCAACCGCTACGTTCAAAAAGATGGGTTGGAGAAGGCACGGACGTACAGCGCTGTGCCGGGGACAAGCGAGCATGAGACGGGGCTGGCTATCGATGTCTCCGGAAGCGATGGAAAATGCGCGGCCACGAGCTGCTTTGCCGGCACCAAAGAAGCGAACTGGCTGGCCCAGCACGCTCAGGAATACGGCTTCATTATCCGCTACCCGGAAGGAAAAGACGAGATCACCGGCTACATGTACGAGCCGTGGCATCTGCGTTACGTAGGCACGGAGGTCGCCCGGGCGATCAGCGAGAAAGGCATTACTTTGGAAGAGTATTTCGGCGTCGCTCCGGTGTCGTCGGAGAAAAAGGAATAG
- a CDS encoding SRPBCC domain-containing protein: MSKSAMVSRVENDRVLVLERVFDAPRDLVFQMFKEPEHLKRWWGPRGWEVPVCTVDFRPGGVWHYCMKCVDQDQGEFFGMESWGKGVYKEIVEPDKIVYTDFFSDAEGNVNESMPSTEITLEFIDLGGKTKLVNRAEYVSAEALKSVMDMGMLQGITETWDRLEERLNEQ, translated from the coding sequence ATGTCAAAGAGCGCAATGGTTTCGAGAGTAGAGAACGATCGTGTGCTGGTGCTGGAGCGCGTTTTCGATGCGCCGCGTGATCTCGTGTTCCAAATGTTTAAAGAACCGGAGCATTTGAAGCGCTGGTGGGGGCCTAGAGGCTGGGAGGTTCCGGTGTGCACGGTCGATTTCCGTCCGGGGGGCGTCTGGCACTACTGCATGAAGTGCGTCGATCAGGACCAGGGCGAATTTTTCGGAATGGAATCCTGGGGCAAAGGCGTATACAAAGAGATTGTCGAGCCGGATAAAATCGTTTACACCGATTTCTTTTCGGATGCCGAAGGGAATGTGAACGAATCCATGCCTAGTACGGAAATCACACTGGAATTCATCGATCTGGGTGGCAAGACCAAACTGGTCAACCGTGCCGAATACGTGTCGGCAGAAGCTCTCAAATCCGTCATGGACATGGGCATGCTCCAAGGAATCACCGAAACATGGGACCGACTGGAAGAAAGATTGAACGAGCAATAG
- a CDS encoding metalloregulator ArsR/SmtB family transcription factor yields the protein MSGKHPDMDSTTLSALAEPNRMKIVELLRDGPLTVGEIAERLGLRQPQASKHLKVLSDSGIVEVSAEANRRYYKLRPQPFQALDSWVQSFRRVMEERFDNLDEYLRELQNKEPSTNHEES from the coding sequence ATGTCAGGAAAACATCCGGACATGGACTCGACAACGCTGAGTGCATTGGCCGAACCGAATCGTATGAAAATTGTCGAGCTCCTGCGTGACGGTCCCCTGACTGTGGGGGAAATCGCTGAACGTCTTGGATTGAGACAGCCACAAGCCTCGAAGCATTTGAAGGTGCTTAGCGACAGCGGGATTGTGGAAGTTTCGGCCGAGGCCAACCGCCGGTATTACAAGCTACGCCCCCAGCCCTTCCAAGCATTGGATTCCTGGGTACAGTCGTTCCGGCGCGTGATGGAAGAGAGATTTGACAATCTGGACGAATATCTGCGGGAGCTGCAGAACAAGGAACCATCAACAAATCATGAAGAATCCTGA